The Xenopus laevis strain J_2021 chromosome 4L, Xenopus_laevis_v10.1, whole genome shotgun sequence genomic sequence AAAGTTAAGACACTGACCTTATTGATAGACCGTGCATTTGGATGTCTGAAGGAACAGTACTTTGCAACTATAAACCCCAAAAtgtagaaaagggaaatcaatgaCCCTGAAAATACGAGAGCACAAACACAGCGACCATGGAGTCGTCAATCTGTATTTGGATTTAATTAGTGCAAGTTTGATGTAAACACTAGATACACCAAAGCCTTTCAGTTCGGGATTCACCTCAATGCAATACCTTTTACAGGATTTAGATTCAGCCAGATCTTAAGTGCTCAGCCAAACCTGAACCCATAAAGTCAAGACACTTTAAAAGCTCTAGACAATCTAAATCTAAAATGACTGTTCAGATAATGGTGTGCAAATAGGGTACAGATGCCGtatttagcaaagtcttttgtgAAGGACCATTATTTGGTTGATtctacagcactgcagaatgttTGCACTCAAGGGTTACTAAAACCTATAAATTACTACCCTTcagacacacacaaaccaaaaaaaagcaaaacaaagccGTGTTAAACTTAAACACTTACAAGTTTGGCTCCCTTCTTGCGTCCTAGTGGCAAAGCATTATGGGCCTCAAACCATTGTCTGAAAGGAGTGCTGTCAACCAGGAGAATGCAATTCTTCACAAGGGTTTTGGTTCGAACCAGTTCATTGTTAGAAGCATTGTACACCACATCAATGATTCTAGTTTTACGTGTGCAACCTTtagataaatacattaaaataaagtaaaaaagtcAGATATAAAGTTGTTTTTAGGAGGAACTTTGTTATTCAGCATGCAACATCCAGAACTTTTAATTAGCTTCCTGTAAATCTCTGCATAACAAAATGTTGCAAATCCTTTCTGAAGACATTTGAGGGGAATGTTTTTAATCCACGCTGAAATATACAGGTGTTTTTGCACAGGTCCTCTCAGCCCGGCTCCTAAGTTCTTAAAAATGCAGTGCAGTCAGAGTAACTATGACTTTCCTAACACAGAGAGATTCAAGACCAAAAGATCATAGAAAGCTCCCATAAGGCTAAAGTTGTCATCATTAGCACTGCTgagaacatacatacatacatgtaacagctgaaaaaaaaaaatttgcaataagctttttaaaaaactggCTAAACACTAGGTCCCAAAAAGTAATTATGTATGAAAATGTTATCGCAAGCCCTCACTTGGGTCCCCAAGATTAATGCCTGATGTAGTCCATTCCTCACTACTATCCATGCTAACATTCTTCATTTAATCAGTTACAATTAAATTAAAGACTTCCCGAGAGGGGATCGTATCATGCCTGTGCCTTGTCCTGAGGGCCGCTAAGTTCACCCACAGCCTAGAGAAGCCATACAAatccctttgagttaactttcagcatGTTTAAGAACAacatattcttagcaacttttcaactgggctTTACACCATTacctggctgctagggtaaattggagcctagtaaccagataaactgctgaaattcaaaactggagaggtactaaaaaaaaaaaaattaagactaattgcaatttatgtcagaatatcactgtctacatcatactaaacgttaaagcTGAAGGTGAACCAGCTCTTTAAGCATTCCACTTCCCTAACTACCCAGTAGACCATGCTCTTTGGGAAAAATGCACGGACCAGGGGAACTTCCGATAAGCTGGTGCAGCAATTATTGAAGTTTTGCTTTGTTTGCTAATGTGATCTCTGAAGACAATACTTTGCATAAACAAAACAGCCTTATGGAGTCATTGCTTCATTTTGAAATACAGTACCTATaaagcagggatgcaccgaatccaggattctgccgaatccttctgcccagccgaatccgcatatgcaaattaggggtgggaaggtaaaTCACGAgatttttcgtcacaaaacaagggaaaaaaattCCGCCTTcgcacccctaatttacatatgcaaattagggttcggattcagccgtatctttcacaaaggattcggtgcatccctactataaaggTTTGCAAATACAGATCTTTCAAGAGTTCAGACTAGCAAAATTGGtaaatgcacattttaatatAAGTAGGCCCTTTAAGGAAAGCTTTAAAAACATCAGTGTTAAAAAGCAACAGATTTTAACTTACACTCTGATCCCCATGAAAAGTTGCCTGCATCCAACCTCAGAGCACGATATTTTTTGTTACCACCGCGGACTCTCACAGTGTGGATACGGCGAGGGCCGATCTAAAATATTTTGACAGCAAAAAGTTAATCGAAATATTAACCTAcagaagcttttttttatatataaagctaAAGGCAATTCATCAGTGTAACTATGACAGGCCTATCACTGGCTGGCAGCAAAAACATGGCCAAAACGGCCTGAGCTGCAAGCCTAAGGACAGTGTTTCATCACAGATTGCCGTAAACATGACCAGTTTTATAGATCCAAGGTTCCCTTATAGTTTTACACACTATTCTACTAGAATTGCTGCAATGTACACAATAATAATGCTAATGGCACTGAAGTCACAGGTAGACAGCATTTCGTGCATAACCTAATACACTATCACCAGTATTGTGCAGCACAACATGATACAACCAAACCAGTGCCATTCTTGCAACAGAGTGCTTTGTGCATTTTTAGTCTAACCTTGGTGTTAGCGGCAGGACGGCCAAGTTCATACTTTCTCTTTTTGTGGTAAGGCTTCCTTTTACCGCCAGTCTTGCGGCGCTTGTGCCAGTTGTCCCTTGAGATACCTGTGTATAAAGATCAGAATTCCATTCAAGAGGGAAAACGTTTATATTCAACAAGTGGTTTGTCATAATGGCATGAGAAGCTGCCATCATCATGGGCTCAATCCTGCAGCACCATGACTAGATAAGTAAAATAGTCTATAGGCAGCAGTTAGCATGGTCTGCACAGGGATCTCTTTAGTAAAATAGAAGCCGAATATTTATGATGACAGAAATCACAGAAGCAAaggaatagaaaacaaaaaacgCTTATGGGGTTTAATAGTGAAGTAAAGGCCTTACAAGCATATTAGCTGTCGCTTTAATGCACATGCTGGCAGTACGGAAAGAAACTAGTCCaaagttaatgaaaaaaactGTGCATTTCAATGTAACACTCGATTCAACGATGCCCGCCATGACAAAAAACTCACAGCGACACTCTCTCGCAAGAGTTTAGCAAGCGACGGATCAGAGATGATGTTTTATCCCAATTTGCACGGCTCAGGGTTTAGTGAAATCCCAACTATAATTCCCCACGACAAACGACCAGCTGATGTTCGACACCCGGGGAGATGGATGTAGATTTTAACTCGCGCTTTCACAGACAGCACAGCGGCCATGACTTACCCATTCTCAGGCGCAGGCTGGAAAGAGGAAACGCAAAGGATTTCGGGAAAGTTTGTTACTTCTACAATCTCGCGAGATTGCAAacgtcataaaaaaaaattgcgctTGCTTCGGGATTGTTTTGTTTCTGGTTCAAGCGATGCTGAAAGAGTTCCAATATTATACGCGTAGCTAgagtttttgttgttttctgtctTAAGTCACCCTGACTGTCTCCTCGTAAATTATGAGCGGCAGTTGTCAAACTTTATGCTTCTGTTTTACGCAATACACGTGTTGAAATTAATTAAATGTCGACGTGTCATTGCATTTGCGTATTGCACTAAAACACACgttatatcaggggtgtccaaaatttttgcgacaaggccagatttggtgaggtgaaaatgtgtgggggccgaaccattaacattaaattaatgAATAGCTGTAATATTTTGCACAGTTAGTGAAATGAtcgtcagtggcgtaactacttggggagcagggggtgcgattgggccagggcccccggTAGATCGCGCACCACTGAGTTTTTTACTAATTGGGGCTTACGGAAAGggggggtgggggcccggctACACGTCGCGCCcctgggcccgcccccctctagttgcgcTACTGATgatcgtctatactgctgcctgtgtgctgaaggtgttagcaatagacacgtactggaacataGTGATGCGcaactctcacatacttctttagggctgaaggtgtcaatagacttactgacgtgccagtacagtaaactaaagaagtatgcaagagtggtgcgtcactacgtgccagtacgtgtctattgctaacactttCAGCCagtgccgccattagaaatcacggggccttgtacaacaacattttcagggccccctgtgCGGccgagccccaccccagatcccactccacatcacagttaaaagaccacacagacatcagcgctaaaatagtaaaaaaaacccccccccccacacacacaagttataaaaagctattgatggtcagaacccccttatatgttaaaaaataccattggcgccagggccccccttacaagttaaaaaaaattggggcttcggctattttcgtagcttagggtcttttcgccgattctggagttcggcacttccgcatttcagctGTTCGGAACTTCGAAGATGGAAGCAGGCTTCGGCGCTCataagggggcccggctctttcaaaactgcagcactgccgggccccccttcatgcccgggccacttgtccccccctgatggcggccctgccttcagcacacaggcagcagtatagaccaagtggcagatcatttcactaatgtgccttaatattactgttACGGCTACAcaattcctgatcacactgtgctggcgggccgcattattattaatttcatgatggaggctgagggccagtgtaaatttgaaaacaggcctgactttggacatgcctgcgtTATATCCTCTTTTAATGAGTAAAGGCTGTAAGATGATTGATTTTTATATATGGGCTATTAGACTTTCATGTTATCAAATTTCAAACAGTACTGTGCAGAAGTAAAGACTAAATTAGTGTTTCCTCTCTCTTTAAGATAGCGCTTAGATTTTTTTACTACAGATTTTACACAAATTGCTTAAAGTATACTTTTAGTATgacttagagagtgatattctgaaaccatttgcaattggttttcattacttcttttttttaagttatttagctttttattcagcagctctccagtttgcaatttcagcaattttgttgctaggttccaaattacaataaaaaccatgcactgattcgaataagagaaatatgaacaggagagggcctgaataaaaagagaagcaataaaaattagcaataacaataaaagagcatttgcttttacccccatttgaaagctgcaaagagtcagaagaaggcaaaaattttttaaaaactatgaaaaagaaataaagatgaccaattgaaaagttgcttagaattggccaatctataacatactaaaagttagctgaaaggttaaccacccctttaaaattatttttaatggtgCTGCTGGTGTACACTATCAGTAGCATCCAAGGCACATTATATTGTGACTATTTGTGAGATGAATAGGAAATGGCATCACCATCATTTAATAGAATGAGATCAGTGGGTCTCACACGACAAGAACAAACACTTGAAGATGTGGTTGCTACCTGTCCGATTTTGACCCAGagagcccggtattttgaagggctgcatggtccccctttaacatttaaaaaaaacacattggtgttgaGTGGAATTTACCATTCTTCTTCCTCGACTCCTTTTGTTGGcttggctcctactttggcgtgactcaaggggggcctggctaatccagGAAACACGGCACCGTTTCAAGGCACCCATAAGGAAGGGTCAATGCTGGAAGCCTGGCACCTTTATAACCTTTTTTAAGTTTTAAGgatattttgtggttttccagGAATAGCCTTATTCACTACCTGCCCTGCAAATAGACTACATCAGAGACAGCCTCTAGGAAAAGATCCTCCCCTCATTATGTATCTACACTACCCTTTCCCCCGTCCACTTCCTATCCCCGCCGTAGCTTTATTACGGTCTAGAATTTTATTTCAacctaagaaaaaaaatatcccaaagctGTTTCACTAAAGGTAAAGAGGAGTCGGATACTGTTAAGGATTCAAAAAAGATTCCCATACAATTAAAAGTGTTATCTTTACCTTTAATGAAACAAATGGATTGATGCCACACCTAACACATTGCTGCTTTGTCCacttttttaatatgtatgtgtattttaaatttggaataaataaagtgtgttttaccCAATATATTCCCAGTAGTGAGACCCCCTGTTTAAGTAATTCTCCACTATACCGATTCTTTTGACTGTAAAAGTTATGGGAGGTGGGAAGGAAGTGGATGGGGGAACAGATttatgtaaagtttaattttttatatattttatgaatataattttaataatatattaatactatataataaacacattttttcaattaaaatggtaattttttttaaggagaGTGTAAATACAAGACCTAGTATTTTAGGGTGGTAGACTTGTCAGCACAGCACTAAAATGTCACGGGTATGCACCAAGCTATAATTAATCATGATTGCAGTAATATGCACATTCAAGTGGGTAATCGAGAATAGTAAACCATGATATAGCTAGTAGCTG encodes the following:
- the rps8.L gene encoding ribosomal protein S8 L homeolog, which translates into the protein MGISRDNWHKRRKTGGKRKPYHKKRKYELGRPAANTKIGPRRIHTVRVRGGNKKYRALRLDAGNFSWGSECCTRKTRIIDVVYNASNNELVRTKTLVKNCILLVDSTPFRQWFEAHNALPLGRKKGAKLTPEEEEILNKKRSKKTQKKYEERKKTAKISPLLEEQFQQGKLLACIASRPGQCGRADGYVLEGKELEFYLRKIKAKKGK